The sequence below is a genomic window from Streptomyces sp. NBC_00289.
TTGACCGACACCCTCCTCAACCACCGCGCGGAGGGCCCCACTTCCGCTCCCCCGCTGTTCCTCGGCCCCTCGCTGGGCACGTCGTACGCCCTGTGGGACGCGGTGGCACCGGAACTGTCCATCACCCACCGGGTGGTCCGCTGGGATTTGCCCGGGCACGGCGGCTCCCCGGCCGGTGCCATCGGTCCCGGCGCCACCGTCGGCGACCTGGCCGCACTGGTGCTCGCGCTCGCCGACGCGCTGGGCGTCGAACGGTTCGCGTACGCCGGGGTGTCGCTGGGCGGAGCGGTCGGACTGCATCTCGCCGCGCACCACCCGGAGCGGGTCTCGTCGCTGGCCGTGATCTGCTCGTCCGCCCACTTCAACGGCGCCGGGCCGTGGCAGGAGCGGGCCGCGCTGGTACGGCGCGAGGGGCTCGCCCAGCTCGCCGAGAGCGCCGACTCCCGCTGGTTCACACCCGGGTTCACCGTGCCGGGGCTGGTGCGGGACCAGCGGGACGCCGACCCGGACGCGTACGCCGCCTGCTGCGACGCGCTGGCCGCCTTCGACCTGCGGGACCGGCTCCCGGAGATCTCCGTGCCCACGCTGCTGATCGCCGGCCGCGAGGACCGGGCGACGCCGCCGGCGCATCTGCGGGAGATCGCGGACGCGGTGCCCGGCGCCACGCTCGTCGAGCTGCCGGGGGCCGCGCATCTGGCTCCCGCGCAATGCCCGGAGGCCGTGCTCACCGCGCTGCGCGCCCACTTCGGCGCCGGTGCCCGACGGGGCATGGCGGTACGGCGTGACGTGCTCGGCGACACCCACGTGGACCGGGCGCAGTCCCGGCAGACCCCGTTCACCGCCCGCTTCCAGGACTTCATCTCGCGCTACGCCTGGGGCGAGATCTGGACCGACGAGACGCTCAGCCGCCGCGAGCGCAGCATGATCACCCTCACCGCGCTGGTCGCGCACGGCCACTACGACGAGCTGGCCATGCATGTGCGAGCGGCGCGGCGCAACGGGCTCACGCAGGACGAGATCGGTGCCGTGCTGCTCCAGACGGCCGTGTACTGCGGGGTTCCGGCGGCGAACTCGGCGTTCGCCACGGCACAGCGAGTGCTCGCCGAGGAGGAGACGGAGCGGGAGGAGAGGGAGCGGGGGGAGCGGGAGGAGAAGGGGCACGAGGAGGGCGCTGCGGAGTGAGCCTGCGGGCCCCGCCCACTTGTCCGCTCCGTGAGTACGCGGGGTGCGCGCACTTGTCCGCTCCGTGAGTCCGCAGGGTGCGCGCACTTGTCCGCTCCGTGAGTCCGCAGGTTGCGCACCTGGGCGCCGGGCGAGCCGTCGGTCGCGCGCAGTTGCCCGCAGGACAGGCCGCGTGGGGCGACGGCCGGCCCGGGTCACCGCAGACCGCGGCCCTGCTCCAGTACCTTTCTGGCCTGGGCCACCAGGCCGTCCGCCCCGCACGAACGGGCCAGCGCCAGGCCGCGGTTGAGCTCGGCCGTGGAGCGGGCGGCGATGCCGTACTCGACGCGGGCCGCCGCGTGTTCGTACTGGCAGGGCGAGGCCTCCAGGTAGGCGACGGCCTGGGCGGCCAGCCGGACCGCGCGCTGGCCGGTCTCCAGGGCCGCGGCACAGCGCAGTGCCTCGCCGATCGCGGTGTCGGTGCCGAAGCGCTCGGCGTGCCGGCGGACCTCGGTGGCGAGCCGGGCGGCCCGCACGGGGTCCTTCGTGGCGAGGGCGCGAGCGAGGTCGACGGCCCAGGGAACGAGGACCGGGTTGTGGTGGCCGCGTGCGGTCGCCGCCTTCTCGGCCGCCTCCAGTTCGTTGACGCCGTCCTTGGTGCGGCCGACGGCCAGCAGCAGCCGGCCGCGCACGGACCGCGGGTCGGGCAGCACGATGGTGGACGGGTACGGCGGCGCGAAGCCGTACTGTTCGGCGATCGCCCAGGCCTCCTCGACGTGGCCGCGGGCGAGCAGCGTGTCGACGAGGTTGCAGGTCGCCGACCAGTACAGCGGCAGGCCGCGGCCGACGCGCTCGGCCAGCCGCAGCGACTCGCGCAGGGACGTCTCGGCCTCCCGCAGCCGGCCGCGCCTGCGGTGGCCGAGGCCGACGTAGGCATGGGCGAGGGCGAGGTGGCCGCCGCTCCAGCCGGCCGTCTCGTAGGCGCGCAGCCCCTCCGTGTAGAGGGCCTCGGCGCGGTCGAGCCGGTCGGTGTAGGCGTACGCGTTGGCGAGCATCAGCAGCAGCTCGATGCCCCACTCGGTGTCGGTCCAGCCGAGACCGGGAGCGAGGCGGCCGTTGACGAGGGCGCGGTCGCAGAGTTCGACGACCTCCTCGGCGTTCTCACCGCGGGTCATGGCGTCGAAACCGCGCAGAATCAGCAGCGCGCGCTCGGAGTTGTCGCGGCCGGTGCAGGTACGGACGAGTTCGGCGAGGCTCTCGGCGCGCCCGGGTGAGCTGGTCTCACCGGCGTGCAGGCCCTCCCACATGTAGTGCACTGCCTGCAGCCGCAGCTTGGCGGGCCCGGGTTCGTGCCGGGTGGCCTCCGCCTCGACGGTGCGGACGGCCTCCTCCAACTGGTCGTTGTGGAGCAGTGCCTGGGAGAGGCGGAACACGGCGTCCACGCGCGCGTGGCCGTCGAGACCCGGCATGGCGAGGGCGGTCTGCAGATGACCGATGGTCCTGGCGGGCGCGGTCAGCAGGGTGGCGCAGCCCAGTTCGTAGAGCACACGGGCGTGGACCTCGGGCCGCGGCGGTTCCAGCAGGGCGCGTTCGAGGCAGCGGCGGGCGGCGTCGGGGGCGCCGACAGCGAGGTGTTCGCGGGCGGCCTCGCGCAGTTGCTGGACGAGTTCCTCGTCGTCGTCCGGGTGGACCTGGAGGAGGTGGCGGGAGGCGGCCGCGGCCCCGAGCCCGGAGTCGGTGACGACCTGGGCGGCGATGCCGTGCATGGCGGTGCGCAGGGCGTCGGGGATGGAGTTGTAGACGGCGGTGGCGATCAGCGGGTGGACGAACTCCAGGTCACCCTTGTCCGCGGGGCCGTTCGCGGGGTCGGGGGCGGTGAGGATACGGGCGGTCCGCAGGAGGTCGGCGCAGCGCACCGCCTCGTCGCGGCCCATGGTGGCTAGGCGGGCCACGAGGCTGACGGAGATGCCGGTGCCGAGGATCGCGGCCGCCCAGGCGAACCGGGTGGCGTCGATGCCGAGTTCCTCGAGGCGGGCGACCAGGCCGCCGCCTCGGGCGGAGCGGTTCAGTTCGCGCAGTTCGGCCGCCGTCGACTCGGCGGGCTCGAGTTCGCTGTCGCGCACCTTGGCGAGGAGTTCGACCGTCTCGTACGGGTTGCCGCCGGTGACGGCCCAGACCTCGCGGCAGAACGGGGCGTCGGCGTGTCCACCCAGGGTGGCGCGGGTGAGCCCGGCCGTCGCGTCCGGCGTGAGGGCGCTCAGGCTGGCGACGGGACGGCCCGCTGTGCCGGCGACCGCTTCGAGCAGCCGGGCGCTCTCGCCGGACACCTCACCGGGGCGGCGGGCGACCACGACCAGGACGGACAGGTCGTCGAGGCGTTCGGCGAACGCGGCCAGCCAGCGCAGGGTCTCCTGGTCGGCCCAGTGGGCGTCGTCGATCAACAGGACGAGCGGCCAGTCGCGTTCGGCGAGCCGGCGTACCGCGGCGACCAGGCCGTCGTACACGCCCTGCGGGTCGGCCTGCCGCGCACCGGGGTCCGTGATGCCGAGGGCGGGGCCGGCGATGTCGTACCAGTCCCCGAGGTACTCGCGGGCCTCCTCTGGCAGCAGCGACACGAGCGCCGGCTGCAACAACTGCCTTACCACGTTGAAGGGAACGGACCTGAGCGTCTCACCGCCGCGGGCCGACCACACCGTGCAGCCACGGCGTTCGGCGATGCGACGGGTCTCGGCGAGCAGGGCGGTCTTGCCGAAGCCCGCCTCGCCCCGGATCACCAGCAGGCTGCCCGTGGAGGAGCGGTCCGCGCACAGGACGTCGACCGCGCGCTCCACGGCGGCGACTTCCTCGTCACGCTCCCACAGGGAAAACGAGGCGGCCGTCATGGGCCGTACCTCCGTCATCCCGCTACCTCCCCAAGTCGCCCGAACGACGTACAGACCTCGAGCGTAGTCGCCCCACCACCGAAGTGGAGGCCGGTCCGGGCACCTGTTGCCGTGACGGGTGACTCGGGGTACGCCGGGACGACGCACTGGCGGGGCGACCGGCCCGCTCTGATCTGACTGTCAGTCAAGAGGAGTCGCCAGAACCGGACTTCCGGAGCCGACCGCCTGGCGGTGGACCATCGGCCCTCCAGGAAACGGGCGCCGCAGGCGACTTGGCCGAGTTTTACGCGTGGGACGCGTGGCACGGGGTCGGCGCCTGCGCGACTGCCTCATGCGACTCACCCGACGCACGAAGATCAGCGCGCATGCCCGGGCCGGCGGCGCTCCGGCACCGCCCCGGGGCAGGGGGCGCCACCGACGCGGGTCGGCACGCGGGAGCTCCGACGGCGGGGCAGGCGCGCGGCGCCCGCGCCGCCGTCGGGCCGCGGGCTGCCGCTCCGGGCTGCGGGCTCCGGGCTTCGGGCTTCGGACTGCGGGCTGCGGGCTGCGGGCTGCGGGCTGCCGCTCCGGGCTGCGGGCTGCGGGCTTCGGGCTTCGGGCTTCGGGCTTCGGGCTTCGGGCTTCGGACCGCAGACCGCGGGTTGCGGGTTGCGGGCTTCGGACTGCGGCTGCGGGCTTCGGACTGCGGACCACAGACCGCGGGTTGCGGGTTGCGGGCAGGCAGGCGGAGAACCGTCTCCGCCCACTCCCCGCCAGGACCGGCCATGGCGCAGAACCGTCCCCGGCCGCCCACTCCCCGCCAGGACCGGCCTGCTGCGCTCCTCCGCACGCAGGTGGTTCACGCGGCTCGTCGCGGGTCCGGGTGGCCGTCGGGCGGAGATTCGGTGGATCCGGAGCGGACCCTCTCATCCCTCTTTCACCCTCGCCTCATACGGTGGGGGCATGACGCAGGCGACTCCCCCCGGGTGGTACCCCGATCCCGGGCAGACAAGTGACGGTCCGGCCACCGAGCGCTGGTGGGACGGCAAGGCATGGTCGGACCAGACCCGGCCCACGGGATCGGCGGCCGTATGGGGTCCCCCGACGCTGCCACCGGACGTCGGGGGGCATCCGGCGTATCCGGCGTACCCCGCCCAGTCGGCGGCCGGCGGCTCGCGGCGCGGTCTGCGCACCGGCATAGCCGTCGCGGTGGCGGTGGCGGTGC
It includes:
- the pcaD gene encoding 3-oxoadipate enol-lactonase — protein: MTDTLLNHRAEGPTSAPPLFLGPSLGTSYALWDAVAPELSITHRVVRWDLPGHGGSPAGAIGPGATVGDLAALVLALADALGVERFAYAGVSLGGAVGLHLAAHHPERVSSLAVICSSAHFNGAGPWQERAALVRREGLAQLAESADSRWFTPGFTVPGLVRDQRDADPDAYAACCDALAAFDLRDRLPEISVPTLLIAGREDRATPPAHLREIADAVPGATLVELPGAAHLAPAQCPEAVLTALRAHFGAGARRGMAVRRDVLGDTHVDRAQSRQTPFTARFQDFISRYAWGEIWTDETLSRRERSMITLTALVAHGHYDELAMHVRAARRNGLTQDEIGAVLLQTAVYCGVPAANSAFATAQRVLAEEETEREERERGEREEKGHEEGAAE
- a CDS encoding AAA family ATPase, encoding MTEVRPMTAASFSLWERDEEVAAVERAVDVLCADRSSTGSLLVIRGEAGFGKTALLAETRRIAERRGCTVWSARGGETLRSVPFNVVRQLLQPALVSLLPEEAREYLGDWYDIAGPALGITDPGARQADPQGVYDGLVAAVRRLAERDWPLVLLIDDAHWADQETLRWLAAFAERLDDLSVLVVVARRPGEVSGESARLLEAVAGTAGRPVASLSALTPDATAGLTRATLGGHADAPFCREVWAVTGGNPYETVELLAKVRDSELEPAESTAAELRELNRSARGGGLVARLEELGIDATRFAWAAAILGTGISVSLVARLATMGRDEAVRCADLLRTARILTAPDPANGPADKGDLEFVHPLIATAVYNSIPDALRTAMHGIAAQVVTDSGLGAAAASRHLLQVHPDDDEELVQQLREAAREHLAVGAPDAARRCLERALLEPPRPEVHARVLYELGCATLLTAPARTIGHLQTALAMPGLDGHARVDAVFRLSQALLHNDQLEEAVRTVEAEATRHEPGPAKLRLQAVHYMWEGLHAGETSSPGRAESLAELVRTCTGRDNSERALLILRGFDAMTRGENAEEVVELCDRALVNGRLAPGLGWTDTEWGIELLLMLANAYAYTDRLDRAEALYTEGLRAYETAGWSGGHLALAHAYVGLGHRRRGRLREAETSLRESLRLAERVGRGLPLYWSATCNLVDTLLARGHVEEAWAIAEQYGFAPPYPSTIVLPDPRSVRGRLLLAVGRTKDGVNELEAAEKAATARGHHNPVLVPWAVDLARALATKDPVRAARLATEVRRHAERFGTDTAIGEALRCAAALETGQRAVRLAAQAVAYLEASPCQYEHAAARVEYGIAARSTAELNRGLALARSCGADGLVAQARKVLEQGRGLR